The sequence TGTTGAAATAAATATGGCGCCCAAACCATCCTGTGCTGGCTTACCTATCACGGCTACTAGAACCATGACAAGTTTGGCTGAAGCTTCGGAGACCACCATGAGTGGAGGGAGCTCTACAGCGGGGATCGACCATATGCATGAGGCTAAAAGGAGTGTGTTGAGGAGGCCAAGACCGAAACCTCCAGCGCCTGTACTCTTATCTCTCATAATGGAGACTTTCTCCTCAGGTGATCCATGAGCCATCACGCCATCACCAAAATCCAGTAGGCCGTCGAAATGGTGGAGGCCCGTGACTAGGTAGATGATGCAAATTGTCAAAACAGTTGATGTCAGACCTGTTGGGATGAGTTCCCTCAATATTTTTCCAAGGAGCCCTATGAAAAATCCGAGGGCAGCTCCAAAAATTGGGAAGAGATACATGTTGGATGCGGCCTCCCTGACTTCTCCGGGGTCTTTTCCAATGGGGATTATGGTCAGGAATGCCACAACACTCTTCAGGCCCCTCATTGGAGTCATCGAGGTTACCTTCGTCTTCCCAGTTTGGTGTAGACGTTTGATGAGACTCCAGCCACCAAGGCTCCTACCGCATCGTCTGCGAATGGTCCAAGCCTCCTTATTATCCCCGGTTTGGCCCTGTCAAACCTCACATATTCAAATACGCCCTTGGCCCCTGCAATATAGTTGCTTATAGCCATCCCCAAGA comes from Candidatus Bathyarchaeota archaeon and encodes:
- the cobS gene encoding adenosylcobinamide-GDP ribazoletransferase; its protein translation is MTPMRGLKSVVAFLTIIPIGKDPGEVREAASNMYLFPIFGAALGFFIGLLGKILRELIPTGLTSTVLTICIIYLVTGLHHFDGLLDFGDGVMAHGSPEEKVSIMRDKSTGAGGFGLGLLNTLLLASCIWSIPAVELPPLMVVSEASAKLVMVLVAVIGKPAQDGLGAIFISTLTGRRGKITLITSLLFTIGVSTLTIGIRGLVGVFSALTVGILIYYISNINFRCVTGDVLGAVNELSRTLSLLTMGTLNWI